One window from the genome of Methylomarinovum caldicuralii encodes:
- a CDS encoding protein-L-isoaspartate(D-aspartate) O-methyltransferase encodes MTREHPPEIDKLLRDIEWELDLTRKEIGKDRFDPRVMEAIAAVRRHEFVPEESRRYAYDDGPLPIGFGQTVSQPFIVALMTDLLEPKPGDVVLEVGTGSGYQTAILARLVKKVYSVEIIGALAEQARERLRKLGIDNVEIKVGDGYYGWPEHAPYDKIIVTAAAPRIPPPLIEQLKPGGRLVIPVGEPFGYQMLKVVDKDESGRLETRDVLGVAFVPLTGDGVEKNGCDDTGTARNPPP; translated from the coding sequence GTGACCCGCGAACACCCGCCCGAAATCGACAAGCTGCTCCGCGACATCGAGTGGGAGCTGGATCTGACCAGAAAGGAGATTGGCAAGGACCGCTTCGACCCGAGGGTGATGGAAGCGATCGCCGCCGTGCGGCGACACGAGTTCGTGCCGGAGGAATCGCGCCGCTACGCCTACGATGACGGACCGCTGCCGATCGGCTTCGGTCAGACCGTCTCCCAACCCTTCATCGTCGCCCTCATGACCGACCTGCTCGAACCGAAACCCGGGGACGTAGTGCTGGAGGTCGGCACCGGCTCCGGCTATCAGACCGCCATTCTGGCCAGGCTTGTCAAAAAAGTTTACAGCGTCGAAATCATCGGCGCCCTGGCGGAACAGGCCCGCGAACGCCTGCGCAAACTGGGCATCGACAACGTCGAGATCAAGGTGGGGGACGGTTACTATGGCTGGCCGGAACACGCGCCCTACGACAAGATCATCGTCACGGCCGCCGCCCCCAGGATCCCGCCGCCCCTGATCGAGCAGCTCAAGCCCGGCGGGCGGCTGGTGATCCCCGTGGGCGAGCCGTTCGGTTACCAGATGCTCAAGGTGGTCGACAAGGACGAAAGCGGCCGCCTGGAAACCCGCGACGTGCTGGGCGTCGCCTTCGTCCCCCTGACCGGCGACGGGGTGGAGAAAAACGGCTGCGACGATACCGGAACA
- a CDS encoding lipase family protein — MGSFLDFDPNATGYHGRNALALGLAADLAYETRPKVLDTLDRWGFPQTRWLDKNGTQGYLAANDRMMLIAFRGTELRDLRDILTDANVVLTPGPVGQVHYGFLRALNGIWEPIEHWMQSVYQGQPIWLCGHSLGAALATLAAGRLAFDPAFDLRLQGLYTFGSPRVGNEVFADRFNQRCRRITFRFHNNNDVVTRVPPPGILGWDYRHVGRLCYFDAKGRLRFSMSWWEMLWDRLRGHLDDLGKPGTDGMKDHAMTAYLRCLRKNVNIMP; from the coding sequence ATGGGTTCTTTCCTAGATTTCGACCCCAACGCCACCGGCTATCATGGCCGCAATGCCCTGGCGCTCGGCCTGGCGGCCGACCTGGCCTACGAAACCCGCCCCAAAGTGCTCGACACCCTGGACCGCTGGGGCTTCCCGCAAACCCGGTGGCTGGACAAAAACGGGACCCAGGGCTATCTGGCGGCCAACGACCGCATGATGCTCATCGCCTTCCGCGGCACCGAGCTGCGCGACCTGCGCGACATCCTCACCGACGCCAACGTCGTCCTGACACCCGGCCCGGTCGGCCAGGTCCATTACGGCTTTTTGCGGGCCCTGAACGGCATTTGGGAGCCGATCGAGCACTGGATGCAAAGCGTATATCAAGGCCAGCCGATCTGGCTCTGCGGCCACAGTCTCGGGGCGGCCCTGGCCACGCTCGCCGCCGGCCGGCTGGCGTTCGATCCGGCTTTCGACCTCCGCCTGCAGGGGCTTTACACCTTCGGCTCCCCCCGGGTGGGAAACGAAGTGTTCGCCGATCGGTTCAACCAGCGCTGCCGGCGCATAACCTTCCGTTTCCACAACAACAACGACGTGGTCACCCGCGTCCCCCCTCCCGGAATCCTCGGCTGGGATTACCGCCACGTGGGCCGGCTCTGTTATTTCGATGCCAAGGGGAGGCTGCGCTTCTCCATGTCCTGGTGGGAAATGCTCTGGGACCGGCTCCGGGGCCATCTTGACGATCTGGGCAAGCCCGGAACCGACGGGATGAAGGATCACGCCATGACCGCCTATCTGCGATGTCTGCGAAAAAACGTCAACATCATGCCGTGA
- a CDS encoding isocitrate/isopropylmalate dehydrogenase family protein, translating into MHTVTLIPGDGIGPEITAAAVKVIEASGAPIQWDRHLAGMAALEKFGTPLPEETLESFRRNKVALKAPLTTPVGGGYRSVNVTLRQEFDLFANVRPAMSFEGTRARFDDVNLVTVRENTEGLYAGIEHFIKAEGKTIAAESIALVTRTGCERIVDYAFRYARQTGRKKVAIVHKANILKCTSGLFLEIGREVAKRYPDIECEDRIVDACAMQMVMDPGQFDVIVTTNLFGDILSDLASGLVGGLGLTAGANIGREAAMFEAVHGSAPDIAGKGIANPTALIMAGVMMLEHLGEQATARRIEQAVRAVIKEGKHVTPDLKPGSTCTTQEMADAIVAELQS; encoded by the coding sequence ATGCATACCGTCACACTCATCCCCGGCGACGGCATCGGCCCGGAAATCACCGCCGCGGCGGTCAAGGTCATCGAGGCCAGCGGTGCACCGATCCAGTGGGACCGGCACCTCGCCGGCATGGCGGCGCTGGAGAAGTTCGGCACCCCGCTGCCGGAGGAGACCCTTGAATCCTTCCGCCGCAACAAGGTGGCCCTCAAGGCGCCGCTCACCACGCCGGTGGGCGGCGGCTACCGCAGCGTCAATGTCACCCTGCGCCAGGAATTCGATCTGTTCGCCAACGTGCGTCCGGCCATGTCCTTCGAAGGCACCCGGGCCCGCTTCGACGACGTCAACCTGGTGACGGTGCGTGAGAACACCGAAGGGCTGTACGCCGGCATCGAGCACTTCATCAAGGCCGAAGGCAAGACCATCGCCGCCGAGAGCATCGCCCTGGTGACCCGCACCGGCTGCGAGCGCATCGTCGATTACGCCTTCCGCTATGCCCGCCAGACCGGGCGCAAAAAGGTGGCCATCGTCCACAAGGCCAACATCCTCAAGTGCACCTCCGGCCTGTTCCTGGAGATCGGCCGCGAGGTGGCCAAGCGTTATCCCGACATCGAATGCGAGGATCGCATCGTCGATGCCTGCGCCATGCAGATGGTGATGGACCCGGGCCAGTTCGACGTCATCGTCACCACCAATCTGTTCGGCGACATCCTCTCGGACCTGGCCTCCGGCCTCGTCGGCGGCCTGGGGCTGACCGCCGGCGCCAACATCGGCCGGGAAGCGGCCATGTTCGAGGCGGTCCACGGCAGCGCCCCGGACATCGCGGGCAAGGGCATCGCCAATCCCACCGCCCTCATCATGGCCGGGGTGATGATGCTCGAACACCTGGGCGAACAGGCGACGGCCCGCCGCATCGAACAGGCGGTCCGCGCCGTCATCAAGGAAGGCAAACACGTCACCCCCGACCTCAAACCGGGATCGACCTGCACCACCCAGGAAATGGCCGACGCCATCGTCGCCGAACTGCAGTCTTGA
- the fae gene encoding formaldehyde-activating enzyme, whose amino-acid sequence MSEVPVFKTGEATVFASHDQGTDAMPEVVLGAVDGPVGTAFATLMGQTEGHTRLFAIRACNQQVKPATLMVPKVTMKSTQYINLFFGVVQSAIADAVLDSVIDGVIPKDWAKKVCIIVNVWLDPWCAEQENPDKKDLYRTNYEATKLAIKRAIAGEPTIDELIENRNKIHHEMYDPVTGESKW is encoded by the coding sequence ATGTCCGAAGTACCTGTTTTCAAAACCGGTGAAGCCACCGTCTTCGCCAGCCACGACCAGGGCACCGACGCCATGCCCGAAGTGGTGCTGGGCGCGGTGGACGGTCCGGTCGGCACCGCCTTCGCCACCCTGATGGGGCAGACCGAAGGCCACACTCGCCTGTTCGCCATCCGCGCCTGCAATCAGCAGGTCAAACCGGCAACCCTGATGGTGCCCAAGGTGACCATGAAGAGCACCCAGTATATCAACCTGTTCTTCGGCGTGGTGCAGTCGGCCATCGCCGACGCGGTGCTGGATTCGGTCATCGACGGCGTCATCCCCAAGGACTGGGCCAAGAAGGTCTGCATCATCGTCAACGTCTGGCTCGATCCCTGGTGCGCCGAGCAGGAAAACCCCGACAAGAAGGACCTGTACCGCACCAATTACGAGGCCACCAAGCTGGCCATCAAACGCGCCATCGCCGGGGAACCCACCATCGACGAGCTGATCGAGAACCGCAACAAGATCCATCACGAAATGTACGATCCGGTCACCGGTGAGTCCAAATGGTGA
- a CDS encoding TIGR01458 family HAD-type hydrolase, which translates to MTDFSRIRGLLLDLDGVFYVGDQVIEGAREVLPLLRRYYVCRFITNTSTRSLDSLHAKLTRLGFEVAREEIFSAPQAVLRFLQAQGTPVCHLLLADEVRRDFAVFPQSEARADYVVIGDIGERWNYAILNRAFNLLFAGAELLAVHKNRFWQTETGLKMDIGGFVAALEYASNKAARIFGKPAPDFFRMALEDMGLPPEAVAVVGDDIETDVGGGQQVGLTGILVKTGKYREAFVRASGVRPDTVIDSIRELPALLGVR; encoded by the coding sequence ATGACCGATTTCAGCCGGATCCGCGGATTGTTACTCGATCTGGACGGGGTGTTTTACGTCGGCGACCAGGTGATCGAAGGTGCGCGGGAGGTGTTGCCCCTGCTGCGCCGGTACTACGTCTGCCGCTTCATCACCAACACCAGCACCCGTTCCCTGGACTCGCTTCACGCCAAATTGACCCGTCTGGGATTCGAGGTCGCCCGCGAGGAGATCTTCAGTGCCCCCCAGGCGGTGTTGCGCTTCCTGCAGGCGCAGGGGACGCCGGTGTGCCATCTGCTGCTGGCCGACGAGGTGCGCCGCGATTTCGCCGTCTTTCCCCAGTCGGAGGCGCGCGCCGATTATGTGGTCATCGGCGACATCGGCGAACGCTGGAACTATGCGATTCTGAACCGGGCCTTCAACCTGCTGTTCGCGGGCGCCGAGCTGCTGGCGGTGCACAAGAACCGTTTCTGGCAGACGGAAACCGGGCTGAAGATGGACATCGGCGGCTTCGTCGCCGCCCTCGAGTACGCCAGCAACAAGGCGGCGCGCATCTTCGGCAAGCCGGCGCCGGATTTCTTCCGCATGGCCCTCGAGGACATGGGCTTGCCGCCGGAGGCGGTGGCGGTGGTCGGTGACGACATCGAAACCGACGTCGGCGGCGGCCAGCAGGTGGGCCTGACCGGGATCCTGGTGAAGACCGGCAAGTACCGCGAGGCTTTCGTGCGCGCCTCCGGGGTGCGTCCGGATACGGTCATCGACTCCATCCGCGAGCTGCCGGCGTTGCTGGGTGTGCGATGA
- the guaD gene encoding guanine deaminase gives MTTVYLGTLAHLRGNPFVRPNALEIIADGALWVDGDGRIAGYGRAGEAPETGERVDFGAAWLLPGLIDAHLHFPQYYAVAAANRGLLSWLRETVYPEEAAFRDAGYAAGVARALVARLLRGGVTCACVFGSQYLEATGALFEAAGQAGLRLIAGVTLMDRNGPDELLTTPERAWWANETLLERYGGDPRLHLALTPRFALSCSPQLLAMCGEFRRRHPQVYLQTHINETLEEIAAVQRAFPDAWNYLDVYERYGLLGPRTLLAHDIHPQSAELRRMAESECRVVHCPSSNLFLGSGLFPLRRHVEHGIPLALGSDIGAGLHLSVWEELSEAYKIQRLQGETPTAAQLLYLATLGAAEALELGGEIGNFLPGKAADFFVLDPGGDDYLDARLQRCPTLEARLFVLMQLAGSGHVRRTFVAGRPVSP, from the coding sequence ATGACCACCGTCTATCTGGGAACCCTGGCGCATCTGCGCGGCAACCCCTTCGTCCGCCCAAACGCCCTGGAAATCATCGCCGACGGGGCCCTGTGGGTGGACGGGGACGGCCGGATCGCCGGTTATGGGCGTGCCGGAGAGGCCCCCGAGACGGGCGAACGGGTCGATTTCGGTGCCGCCTGGCTGCTTCCCGGCCTGATCGATGCCCATCTGCACTTCCCCCAGTACTACGCCGTGGCGGCGGCCAACCGCGGTCTGCTGTCCTGGCTGCGGGAGACGGTGTATCCCGAGGAGGCCGCTTTCCGCGACGCCGGCTATGCGGCCGGGGTGGCCAGGGCGCTGGTGGCGCGGCTGCTGCGCGGCGGGGTGACCTGCGCCTGTGTTTTCGGCTCCCAGTACCTGGAGGCCACCGGGGCCCTGTTCGAGGCGGCCGGGCAGGCGGGGCTGCGCCTCATCGCCGGCGTCACCCTGATGGACCGCAACGGGCCCGACGAACTGCTTACCACCCCGGAACGGGCCTGGTGGGCCAACGAAACCCTGCTGGAACGCTACGGCGGCGATCCCCGCCTGCACCTGGCCCTCACCCCCCGCTTCGCGCTCTCCTGCTCGCCGCAGTTGCTGGCGATGTGCGGCGAGTTTCGCCGCCGCCATCCCCAGGTGTACCTTCAGACCCATATCAACGAGACTCTGGAGGAGATCGCCGCGGTCCAGCGCGCCTTCCCCGACGCCTGGAACTATCTCGACGTTTACGAGCGCTACGGTCTGCTGGGGCCGCGCACCCTGCTGGCCCACGACATCCATCCCCAGAGCGCCGAGCTGAGACGGATGGCGGAAAGCGAATGCCGGGTCGTCCACTGTCCCAGCAGCAACCTGTTTTTGGGCAGCGGCCTGTTTCCCCTGCGCCGCCACGTGGAACACGGCATTCCCCTGGCGCTCGGCAGCGACATCGGCGCCGGGCTGCACCTTTCGGTCTGGGAGGAGCTGTCCGAGGCGTACAAGATCCAGCGGCTGCAGGGGGAGACGCCGACCGCCGCCCAGCTGCTGTACCTGGCGACCCTGGGAGCGGCCGAGGCCCTGGAGCTGGGCGGGGAGATCGGCAATTTCCTGCCGGGCAAGGCGGCGGACTTCTTCGTCCTCGATCCCGGTGGGGACGACTATCTCGATGCCCGCCTGCAGCGCTGCCCCACGCTCGAGGCCCGGCTGTTCGTGCTCATGCAGCTGGCCGGTTCCGGTCATGTCCGCCGGACCTTCGTCGCCGGCAGGCCGGTGTCACCGTAG
- a CDS encoding SLC13 family permease, with translation MPLSAWLALAVTGLCILLLAWGRWAPELVLSGGLTLLLLAGVIDVPTALAGLSQPSVATVALMYVLVAGIRETGGVETIVRHLLGRPRHPAGTLLRVVLPVWLLSAFLNNTPVVTTFIPAVLTWARRFKLPVARLLLPLSYAAMLGGTCTLIGTSTNLVVNGLLARRHPELALGLFDLAWIGVPVGLAGIAYLVVAARWLLPDRNGARLFADPKEYTIEMEVDPAGPLVGKTIEAAGLRHLGDVYLVEIERDGALLAAVGPGERLRGGDRLVFAGSTHAALDLQQIKGLRPSTHSRFGLAEHPDRCIVEVVVSPDCALMGQTIRDGRFRTLYGAAVLAVCREGKRVEGNLGRIRLQPADTLLLETRPSFVEQYRHARDFLLVSEVDGPARPLHEKAWLAWSILAAVVALAASGALDLFKAALAGAAAMLVTGCCTFAKARRNVDTSVLLTIAAAFGLGSALETSGAGRFLAAGLLRLSDDPYVLLALTYGLVTLLTSLISNNAAAVLVFPILMAAVEHFQLNPLPYLVVLMLAASSSFATPIGYQTNLMVYGPGGYRFRDYLRCGGGLTLVVGLVGLWLVPKLWPLR, from the coding sequence ATGCCGCTTTCCGCCTGGCTGGCCCTGGCGGTCACGGGGTTGTGCATCCTGCTGCTGGCCTGGGGCCGCTGGGCGCCGGAACTGGTTCTCAGCGGTGGCTTGACCCTGTTGCTGCTGGCCGGGGTCATCGACGTTCCCACCGCCCTGGCCGGACTGAGCCAGCCGAGCGTGGCCACCGTGGCGCTGATGTACGTGCTGGTGGCGGGCATCCGCGAGACCGGCGGGGTGGAAACCATCGTCCGCCATCTGCTCGGCCGGCCGCGCCATCCGGCCGGCACCCTGCTGCGGGTGGTGCTGCCGGTGTGGCTGTTGAGCGCTTTCCTCAACAACACCCCGGTGGTGACCACCTTCATTCCCGCGGTCCTCACCTGGGCCCGGCGCTTCAAGCTGCCGGTGGCCCGGCTGCTGCTGCCCCTCAGCTATGCCGCCATGCTCGGCGGCACCTGCACCCTGATCGGCACCAGCACCAATCTGGTGGTCAACGGCCTGCTGGCCCGGCGCCACCCGGAGCTGGCGCTAGGGCTGTTCGATCTGGCCTGGATCGGCGTGCCGGTGGGCCTTGCCGGCATCGCCTACCTGGTGGTGGCCGCCCGCTGGCTGCTTCCCGACCGTAACGGCGCCAGGCTGTTCGCCGATCCCAAGGAATACACCATCGAGATGGAGGTCGATCCCGCAGGCCCCCTGGTGGGGAAGACCATCGAGGCCGCCGGCCTGCGCCATCTGGGCGATGTCTATCTGGTGGAAATCGAACGCGACGGGGCCCTGCTGGCGGCGGTCGGACCCGGCGAGCGGCTGCGGGGCGGCGACCGCCTGGTGTTCGCCGGCAGCACCCACGCCGCCCTTGATCTGCAGCAGATCAAGGGACTGCGCCCCTCCACCCACAGCCGCTTCGGCCTCGCAGAGCATCCGGACCGCTGCATCGTCGAGGTGGTGGTGTCTCCGGATTGCGCCCTGATGGGCCAGACCATCCGCGACGGTCGCTTCCGCACCCTGTACGGCGCTGCGGTGCTGGCGGTGTGCCGCGAGGGCAAACGGGTGGAAGGCAACCTGGGTCGGATCCGGCTGCAGCCGGCCGACACCCTGCTGCTGGAAACCCGCCCCAGCTTCGTGGAACAGTACCGCCACGCCCGCGACTTCCTGCTGGTCAGCGAGGTGGACGGCCCCGCTCGGCCCCTGCATGAGAAAGCCTGGCTGGCCTGGTCGATCCTCGCCGCCGTGGTGGCGCTGGCCGCCAGCGGCGCCCTGGATCTCTTCAAGGCAGCCCTGGCCGGGGCGGCGGCCATGCTGGTCACCGGCTGCTGCACCTTCGCCAAGGCCCGCCGCAACGTCGATACCTCGGTGCTGCTGACCATCGCCGCCGCCTTCGGCTTGGGCAGCGCCCTGGAAACCAGCGGCGCCGGCCGCTTCCTCGCCGCCGGCCTGTTGCGGCTCAGCGATGACCCTTATGTGCTGCTGGCGCTGACCTACGGGCTGGTGACGCTGCTGACCTCGCTGATCAGCAACAACGCCGCGGCGGTGCTGGTGTTCCCGATCCTGATGGCGGCGGTGGAACACTTTCAGCTCAATCCCCTGCCCTATCTGGTGGTGCTGATGCTGGCCGCCTCCAGCAGCTTCGCCACCCCCATCGGCTACCAGACCAATCTGATGGTCTATGGTCCCGGCGGCTACCGCTTCCGCGATTATCTGCGCTGTGGCGGCGGCCTGACGCTCGTGGTCGGGCTGGTGGGGTTGTGGCTGGTACCGAAGCTCTGGCCGCTACGGTGA
- the glgA gene encoding glycogen synthase GlgA, with translation MKILFVASELYPLIKTGGLADVAGSLPKALTELGKDVRVLLPGYQSVKEQLPDARPVAELTILGRPVRLLADTVPGTKTPVWLLDAPVWFDRPGNPYLTPEGEPWPDNDVRFGALCWAGVALACGRAGIDWQPDVVHCNDWQTGLIPALLSLGPQRPASVFTIHNLAYQGVFPAESVEKLQLPKVLWHPEGLEFHHQLSFIKGGIVYADRVNTVSPTYAREIQTPRFGCGLEGVLRARAERLSGILNGIDTDKWNPATDPLIAANYDSDHLDAKQANKQALQAHFGLSQETIVPLIAFIGRLVSQKGVDLILKALPGLLQHPLQFVFLGSGDSDYEHSLLYWSRRQPDQVAVHIGYDEALSHRIEAGADLFLMPSRFEPCGLNQMYSQRYGTLPIVHRTGGLADTVTDAIPSRLEEATGLSFDHPETGALEEAVKRGWLLYGQPELWRRLQHNAMARDFSWRRSAEAYCRLYLQAMSDRDPT, from the coding sequence GTGAAAATCCTTTTCGTCGCCAGTGAACTGTATCCCCTGATCAAGACCGGGGGGCTTGCGGACGTGGCCGGCAGCCTGCCCAAGGCTCTGACCGAACTGGGCAAGGACGTGCGCGTCCTGCTGCCCGGCTACCAGTCAGTCAAGGAACAACTGCCCGATGCCCGCCCAGTGGCGGAACTGACCATCCTCGGCCGGCCGGTGCGCCTGCTTGCCGACACCGTCCCCGGCACCAAGACCCCTGTCTGGCTCCTCGACGCCCCGGTCTGGTTCGACCGTCCCGGCAATCCCTACCTGACCCCGGAGGGCGAACCCTGGCCCGACAACGATGTCCGTTTCGGCGCCCTGTGCTGGGCCGGGGTTGCACTCGCCTGCGGCCGCGCCGGCATCGACTGGCAGCCGGACGTAGTCCACTGCAACGACTGGCAGACCGGCCTGATCCCGGCGCTCTTGTCGCTGGGGCCGCAGCGGCCGGCATCGGTGTTCACCATCCACAATCTGGCCTACCAGGGGGTGTTCCCGGCCGAGTCGGTGGAAAAACTGCAGCTTCCCAAGGTGCTGTGGCATCCGGAAGGGCTGGAATTCCACCACCAGCTGTCGTTCATCAAGGGCGGGATCGTCTATGCCGACCGGGTCAACACCGTCAGCCCCACCTACGCCCGGGAAATCCAGACCCCGCGCTTCGGCTGCGGCCTGGAAGGGGTGCTCAGGGCCCGGGCCGAGCGCCTCAGCGGCATCCTCAACGGCATCGACACCGACAAGTGGAATCCGGCCACCGACCCCCTGATCGCCGCGAACTACGACAGCGACCACCTGGACGCCAAACAGGCCAACAAGCAGGCCCTGCAGGCCCACTTCGGGTTGTCCCAGGAAACCATCGTCCCGCTGATCGCCTTCATCGGCCGGCTGGTGTCCCAAAAAGGCGTCGATCTCATTCTCAAGGCCCTGCCGGGACTGCTGCAACACCCCCTGCAGTTCGTGTTCCTCGGCTCCGGCGACAGCGACTACGAACACAGCCTGCTGTACTGGTCCCGGCGCCAGCCGGACCAGGTCGCCGTCCACATCGGCTACGACGAGGCCCTGTCGCACCGGATCGAGGCCGGCGCCGACCTGTTCCTGATGCCGTCGCGCTTCGAGCCTTGCGGGCTCAACCAGATGTACAGCCAGCGCTACGGCACCCTTCCCATCGTCCACCGCACCGGGGGCCTGGCCGACACCGTCACCGACGCCATTCCCAGCCGGCTCGAAGAGGCCACGGGCCTCAGTTTCGATCACCCCGAGACCGGCGCCCTGGAGGAGGCGGTCAAGCGCGGCTGGCTGCTCTATGGGCAACCGGAATTGTGGCGGCGGCTGCAGCACAACGCCATGGCCCGGGATTTCTCCTGGCGTCGCAGCGCGGAAGCCTACTGCCGGCTATACTTGCAGGCCATGAGCGACCGCGATCCTACCTGA
- the glgB gene encoding 1,4-alpha-glucan branching protein GlgB: MNTTLSPAEPLPPALELIVQARHHDPCSVLGRHHEQGRDIVRVFLPGARSVRIENGPELQRIEGTDLFQAEVGDWDLPLHYTVIWTDKAGNTHRYVDPYTFMPQIPDFDLYLFGTGKHWHIYRVLGAQRRTVDGIDGTLFAVWAPNAERVSVVGDFNAWDGRRHPMRCRYDAGVWEIFIPGIGAGELYKFEIRNRRTGNVFVKTDPYGRFFELRPKTAAIVVEESGYPWGDRDWQQKRRQWDWQHAPMSIYEVHLGSWRLAEDGGFLDYRELARQLVPYVKEQGFTHIELLPITEHPLDASWGYQTTGYYAPTSRFGKPDDFRWFVDYCHQNGIGVILDWVPAHFPKDAWALAWFDGEPLYEHADPRRGEHRDWGTLIYDYGRNEVRNFLLGSAMYWLEEFHIDGLRVDAVASMLYLDYSREPGEWVPNQYGGNENLEAIAFLRELNSVTQEQHSGCVVIAEESTAWPQVTRPPWVGGLGFAMKWNMGWMHDTLAYFQQDPIYRKYHHDQLTFGLLYAFTENFVLPFSHDEVVHGKGSMLGKMPGDEWQRFANLRLLYTYMLTYPGKKLLFMGNELAQPAEWNFDTELEWHLLQYPLHKGVQSLLADLNRLYRSHPELYRYDFQSQGFEWIDCHDSAQSTLSYLRRSDDDFLLVALNFTPVPRYDYRLGVPEAGTYQEIFNSDSSYYGGSNVGNGWVEAEEIPWMGRPYSISLTLPPLAGIVLCRQPQK, from the coding sequence GTGAACACAACCCTTTCGCCCGCCGAACCATTGCCGCCCGCTCTGGAACTGATCGTCCAGGCGCGCCATCACGATCCGTGCTCGGTCCTCGGACGCCACCACGAACAGGGCCGCGACATCGTCCGCGTGTTCCTGCCCGGGGCCCGGAGCGTTCGCATCGAGAACGGCCCGGAACTGCAGCGGATCGAAGGCACCGACCTGTTTCAGGCCGAGGTGGGCGACTGGGACCTCCCCCTGCATTACACCGTGATCTGGACCGACAAGGCCGGCAACACGCACCGCTACGTCGATCCCTACACGTTCATGCCGCAGATCCCGGACTTCGACCTGTACCTGTTCGGCACCGGCAAGCACTGGCACATCTACCGGGTGCTCGGCGCCCAGCGGCGCACCGTGGACGGCATCGACGGCACCCTGTTTGCGGTCTGGGCCCCCAACGCCGAGCGGGTCAGCGTGGTTGGCGACTTCAACGCCTGGGACGGCCGCCGCCATCCCATGCGCTGCCGCTACGACGCCGGGGTGTGGGAAATCTTTATTCCCGGCATCGGGGCGGGGGAGCTGTACAAATTCGAGATCCGCAACCGCCGCACCGGCAACGTGTTCGTCAAGACCGACCCCTACGGCCGCTTCTTCGAACTGCGTCCCAAGACCGCCGCCATCGTGGTCGAGGAAAGCGGCTACCCGTGGGGCGACCGGGACTGGCAGCAAAAACGCCGCCAGTGGGACTGGCAGCACGCGCCGATGTCCATCTACGAGGTGCATCTGGGCTCGTGGCGCCTGGCCGAGGACGGCGGTTTTCTGGACTATCGGGAACTGGCCCGCCAGCTGGTGCCCTACGTCAAGGAACAGGGTTTCACCCACATCGAACTGCTGCCGATCACCGAACATCCCCTGGACGCCTCCTGGGGCTATCAGACCACCGGCTACTACGCCCCCACCAGCCGCTTCGGCAAACCGGACGACTTCCGCTGGTTCGTGGACTACTGCCATCAGAACGGCATTGGCGTGATCCTCGACTGGGTGCCGGCCCACTTTCCCAAGGACGCCTGGGCCCTGGCCTGGTTCGACGGCGAACCCCTGTACGAACACGCCGACCCCCGCCGCGGCGAGCACCGCGACTGGGGCACCCTGATCTACGACTACGGCCGCAACGAGGTACGCAACTTCCTCCTCGGCAGCGCCATGTACTGGCTGGAGGAATTCCACATCGACGGCCTGCGGGTCGATGCGGTCGCTTCCATGCTGTACCTGGACTATTCCCGCGAACCGGGCGAGTGGGTCCCCAACCAGTACGGCGGCAACGAGAACCTGGAGGCCATCGCCTTCCTGCGCGAACTCAACTCGGTCACCCAGGAACAGCATTCCGGCTGCGTGGTGATCGCCGAGGAATCCACCGCCTGGCCCCAGGTGACCCGGCCGCCCTGGGTCGGCGGCCTCGGCTTTGCGATGAAGTGGAACATGGGCTGGATGCACGACACCCTGGCCTATTTCCAGCAGGATCCGATCTATCGCAAGTACCACCACGACCAGCTCACCTTCGGGCTGCTGTACGCCTTCACCGAAAACTTCGTCCTCCCCTTCTCCCACGACGAGGTGGTCCACGGCAAAGGTTCCATGCTGGGCAAGATGCCGGGAGACGAATGGCAGCGCTTCGCCAACCTGCGCCTGCTCTACACCTACATGCTCACCTATCCGGGCAAGAAACTGCTGTTCATGGGCAACGAGCTGGCCCAGCCGGCGGAGTGGAATTTCGACACCGAACTGGAGTGGCACCTGCTCCAGTACCCGTTGCACAAGGGCGTCCAGAGCCTGCTGGCGGACCTCAACCGCCTCTACCGCAGCCACCCGGAACTGTACCGCTACGATTTCCAGTCCCAGGGTTTCGAGTGGATCGACTGCCACGATTCGGCCCAGTCCACCCTCTCCTATCTGCGCAGGAGCGACGACGATTTCCTGCTCGTCGCCCTCAATTTCACCCCGGTGCCCCGCTACGACTACCGCCTCGGCGTGCCCGAGGCCGGCACCTACCAGGAAATCTTCAATTCCGATTCGAGCTATTACGGCGGCAGCAACGTCGGCAACGGCTGGGTGGAAGCCGAGGAAATCCCCTGGATGGGCCGCCCCTACTCCATCAGCCTGACCCTGCCGCCCCTGGCCGGCATCGTCCTGTGTCGTCAACCGCAAAAGTAA